In one Streptomyces marincola genomic region, the following are encoded:
- a CDS encoding SpoIIE family protein phosphatase, with product MITARAAATFEPVGRSVATARGFVRDTLQGWGLTDLIEDAVVLTSELVTNAVVHAGTAADVRCLRDPDGVRIEVVDRHPERELPLAEVSRGRPDLNSEGGRGLLLCAALASRWGVDYTATDKCVWFRLDQQTLPVGTRSAGPVLPDESLPVSETRVRVAVVQVDRADSITAWNDDAAELFGYAPEQVVGKPLADLAAWPQTPGTGTGIAEALALSRWEGSYGLRDSAGRTVPVYACHLRVRDAHGEPSTVCLIVRDQERAILQSPSRVPAHGADPLDRSAGDPLDALIGSPPPDDLDGLLQRTVERARDMLDGDAAFLLLATDDETELEVRATTGLPSARQRFARVPVETGSGRYGSARMPSVHEDLATAPGAVPLLSGTGMHAVVIVPLKVEGRLTGSLGVASETPGRYSNEEALRLQFAADRIALAVESARLTELERLRRGSLAFLVEASELLAGTLDRNQTLALMAQMTVPTLATWCAVYTIPDAGSEPVLSYVLHEDEERIDGIKALLDRVDPPDPDITLGVRAWTAPADAAHNTALRTSLRSLALGELPSTAGVPGTGLGTASAVGGETVVLPLIARNRVIGLLALGKPTDERFRQDILELAEDLSRRAALALDNARLYSERTAISQSLQRSLLPPELPHIDGVDVEVIYRAAGEGNEVGGDFYDVFPIREGAYGFAIGDVCGTGPLAAAVTGLARHALRLLAREGLDGAAVLERLNAAILEEGPRARFITLLYGELWPQPEGGALLKMVCAGHPLPLRLTPDGTVTPAASPQPLLGVMDDLELYEQTATLNPGDVLLCVTDGVTERREGTRMLGDDGLADVLSSCTGLTAGAVAARVLRAVERFASDAPSDDMAILTLRIPQ from the coding sequence GTGATCACCGCGCGAGCTGCGGCCACCTTCGAGCCGGTTGGACGCTCGGTCGCGACCGCGCGGGGATTCGTCCGGGACACGCTCCAGGGCTGGGGCCTCACCGACCTCATCGAGGACGCCGTCGTCCTGACCAGCGAGCTGGTCACCAACGCCGTGGTGCACGCGGGAACGGCCGCGGACGTCCGCTGCCTCCGCGACCCCGACGGCGTCCGCATCGAGGTCGTCGACCGGCACCCGGAACGCGAACTGCCGCTCGCCGAGGTGTCCCGCGGCCGGCCCGACCTGAACAGCGAGGGCGGTCGCGGCCTCCTGCTGTGCGCCGCCCTGGCGTCGCGCTGGGGCGTGGACTACACGGCGACCGACAAATGCGTCTGGTTCCGTCTCGACCAGCAGACCCTGCCCGTCGGCACACGCTCCGCCGGGCCCGTCCTGCCCGACGAGTCCCTGCCCGTCAGCGAGACGCGGGTCCGGGTGGCCGTGGTCCAGGTCGACCGCGCCGACAGCATCACCGCGTGGAACGACGACGCCGCCGAGCTGTTCGGCTACGCCCCCGAGCAGGTCGTCGGCAAGCCGCTGGCCGACCTCGCCGCCTGGCCCCAGACACCCGGCACGGGCACCGGCATCGCCGAGGCCCTGGCGCTCTCCCGCTGGGAGGGCAGCTACGGGCTGCGCGACTCCGCCGGCCGCACCGTTCCCGTCTACGCCTGCCACCTGCGGGTCCGCGACGCCCACGGCGAGCCGTCCACGGTCTGCCTCATCGTGCGCGACCAGGAGCGTGCCATCCTCCAGAGCCCGTCCCGGGTCCCCGCCCACGGCGCCGACCCCTTGGACCGCTCGGCCGGCGACCCGTTGGACGCGCTCATCGGGTCGCCGCCCCCTGACGACCTCGACGGCCTGCTCCAGCGCACCGTCGAACGGGCCCGCGACATGCTCGACGGCGACGCCGCGTTCCTCCTCCTCGCGACCGACGACGAGACCGAACTCGAAGTCAGGGCGACCACGGGGCTCCCCTCCGCGCGCCAGCGCTTCGCCCGCGTTCCCGTGGAGACGGGGAGCGGACGGTACGGCTCGGCCCGCATGCCGTCCGTCCACGAGGACCTGGCGACGGCCCCCGGCGCCGTGCCGCTGCTCTCCGGCACGGGGATGCACGCCGTCGTGATCGTGCCCCTGAAGGTCGAGGGCCGCCTCACCGGCTCGCTCGGCGTCGCGTCGGAGACACCCGGCCGGTACTCCAACGAGGAGGCGCTGCGCCTCCAGTTCGCCGCCGACCGCATCGCCCTCGCCGTCGAGTCGGCCCGCCTGACCGAGTTGGAACGACTCCGCCGCGGGTCCCTGGCCTTCCTCGTCGAGGCGTCGGAACTCCTCGCCGGAACGCTCGACCGCAACCAGACCCTCGCCCTCATGGCGCAGATGACCGTGCCGACGCTCGCCACCTGGTGCGCCGTCTACACGATCCCCGACGCCGGTTCCGAGCCGGTCCTGTCCTACGTCCTCCACGAGGACGAGGAGCGGATCGACGGCATCAAGGCGCTCCTCGACCGCGTCGACCCGCCGGACCCGGACATCACCCTGGGCGTGCGCGCCTGGACCGCCCCCGCGGACGCCGCGCACAACACCGCGCTGCGGACATCGCTGCGCAGCCTCGCCCTCGGCGAGCTGCCGTCGACCGCCGGGGTCCCGGGCACCGGCCTCGGCACCGCGTCCGCCGTCGGCGGAGAAACGGTCGTCCTGCCGCTGATCGCGCGCAACCGCGTCATCGGCCTGCTGGCCCTCGGCAAGCCGACGGACGAGCGGTTCCGCCAGGACATCCTTGAGCTGGCCGAGGACCTGTCCCGCCGGGCGGCGCTCGCCCTGGACAACGCCCGCCTGTACAGCGAACGCACCGCGATCAGCCAGTCCCTGCAACGCAGCCTGCTGCCGCCGGAGTTGCCGCACATCGACGGCGTCGATGTCGAGGTCATCTACCGCGCGGCCGGCGAGGGCAACGAGGTCGGTGGCGACTTCTACGACGTCTTCCCCATCCGCGAGGGCGCCTACGGCTTCGCCATCGGCGACGTCTGCGGAACGGGACCGCTGGCAGCCGCCGTCACCGGCCTGGCCCGGCACGCCCTGCGCCTGCTGGCCAGGGAAGGACTGGACGGCGCGGCGGTCCTCGAACGGCTCAACGCGGCCATCCTTGAGGAAGGTCCGCGCGCCCGCTTCATCACGTTGCTGTACGGCGAGTTGTGGCCGCAGCCGGAAGGCGGCGCGCTGCTGAAGATGGTGTGCGCGGGGCACCCGCTGCCGCTCCGTCTCACGCCCGACGGCACCGTCACGCCGGCCGCGAGCCCGCAGCCTCTGCTCGGAGTCATGGACGACCTCGAACTGTACGAGCAGACCGCCACCTTGAACCCGGGCGATGTTCTGCTGTGCGTCACCGACGGTGTCACCGAGCGCAGGGAGGGCACGCGCATGCTCGGCGACGACGGCCTGGCGGACGTCCTCAGTTCGTGCACCGGTCTCACGGCGGGCGCCGTCGCGGCACGCGTGCTGCGCGCGGTGGAACGTTTCGCGTCCGACGCCCCGTCGGACGACATGGCGATCCTGACCCTGCGCATCCCGCAGTGA
- a CDS encoding HAMP domain-containing protein: MRDGNFRKRLTVASEGPMAEIAAVYNEVAERNLHVTGQLAQVRRVVGREGKLSERLETGLCEGAWAKAIDDANDLVDDLARPVAEVGRVLTSVAEGDLRQRMELRALGGKGAGRPLRGEFLRMGRTVNGLMDQLSEFADEVTRVASEVGTEGKLGGQARVRGMTGSWKDLTDSVNTMAARLTAQVRDIAGVTKAVADGDLSRKVTVHVAGEMQELKNTVNTMVDQLSSFQSEVTRVAREVGTDGVLGGQARVGGVGGVWKDLTDSVNLMAGNLTKQVREISQVTSAVANGDLSQKITVSASGEVARLADTINAMTGTLSSFADEVTRTATEIGTHGTLGGQARVQGVAGVWKELTDSVNTAFKNLSDQVRAIAQVTTAVANGDLSQKVTVDVSGEMLELKDTVNRTVDQLSSFQSEVTRVAREIGDEGKLGGQASVLGVAGAWKDLTDSVNTAFRNLTNQVRNIASVTTAVANGDLSQKVTVDVSGEMLDLKKTVNRMVDQLSSFAEQVTRVATEVGIDGRLGGQARVDGVSGTWKALTDSVNQMAINLTDQVRNIASVTTAVARGDLSQKIEVDARGEILELKDTVNTMVDQLSSFAEQVTRVAREVGTEGRLGGQAQVSDVAGVWRDLTDSVNGMASNLTHQVRNISDVAMAVARGDLSQKITVDARGEVAALKDTLNTMVDQLSSFAEQVTRVAREVGTEGRLGGQAEVAGVAGTWKDLTQSVNGMANNLTSQVRNISDVTTAVAKGDLTKKITVDARGEVLVLVTTVNTMVDQLSSFADEVTRVAREVGTEGRLGGQAQVSDVAGVWRDLTDSVNGMASNLTHQVRNISDVAMAVARGDLSQKITVDARGEVAALKDTLNTMVDQLSSFAEQVTRVAREVGTEGRLGGQAEVAGVAGTWKDLTQSVNGMANNLTSQVRNISDVTTAVAKGDLTKKITVDARGEVLVLVTTVNTMVDQLSSFADEVTRVAREVGTEGQLGGQARVRGVSGTWKDLTDNVNVMARNLTLQVRNISEVATAVANGDLSRKVTVEAQGEVATLADTVNRMVTTLSSFAAEVTRVAREVGSEGRLGGQANVPGVSGTWRDLTESVNSMASNLTAQVRSITTVTTAIAKGDLTRKMDIEARGEIQELKETLNTMVDQLSLFADQVTKVAREVGTQGQLGGQARVPGVAGTWQDLTDSVNEMAGNLTGQVRGIARVAAFVTRGDHNVRIDTDAAGEILTVQERVNDMIRNLREATQANKEQDWLKTNLARISASMQGRRDLTAVANLLMSELCPAVAAQHGGFYLAVPVDGDEDMVAGVGEEDAYELRLIAAYGYAPDAQALSFRPGEGLVGTAAAEAETLLFGPTPEGYLRISSGLGEAPPVTVIILPVVFEERVLGVLELASFKPFTPIERDFLAQMAEMIATSVNTISVNTRTEMLLKQSQELTTKLREQTDELEEQRRALEESNAELKDKADLLAETNRNIEVKNSEIEEARRGLQERAEQLAVSMRYKSEFLANMSHELRTPLNSLLILAKLLADNAEGNLSPKQVEFAETIHGAGSDLLQLINDILDLSKVEAGKMDVSPARIALVQLVDYVEASFRPLTAEKNLEFSVRVSPDLPATLHTDEQRLLQVLRNLLSNAVKFTDVGSVELVIEPAGDDVPNEIREQMLEGGAVLTADAPLVAFSVSDTGIGIAASKMRVIFEAFKQADGTTSRKYGGTGLGLSISREIARLLGGEIHAESEPGRGSTFSLYLPLQPAELPPPGYTQAAAGVPALERGAAEPAALEAGPSAIGEEAEDEALAAERQERQQRKHREASIAAERAAESLTRRRRERFAEKAVADGAETQVEPEPESEESAEPARESASLRAFRGRKVLIVDDDVRNVFALTSVLEQHGLRVLYAENGREGIEVLESNEDVTLVLMDIMMPEMDGYATTSAIRRMPQFAALPIIALTAKAMQGDREKSLESGASDYVTKPVDTDQLLTVMAHWMEGGAG; this comes from the coding sequence ATGCGGGACGGCAATTTCCGCAAGCGGCTGACCGTCGCGAGCGAGGGGCCGATGGCGGAGATCGCCGCGGTGTACAACGAGGTCGCCGAGCGAAACCTGCACGTCACGGGTCAGCTGGCGCAGGTGCGGCGCGTGGTGGGCCGGGAGGGCAAGCTCAGCGAGCGGCTGGAGACGGGGCTGTGCGAGGGGGCCTGGGCGAAGGCCATCGACGACGCGAACGACCTGGTCGACGATCTGGCGCGGCCCGTCGCCGAGGTGGGCAGGGTGCTGACCTCCGTGGCCGAGGGCGACCTGCGGCAGCGGATGGAGCTGCGGGCGCTGGGGGGGAAGGGCGCCGGGCGCCCGTTGCGCGGTGAGTTCCTGCGGATGGGCAGGACCGTGAACGGGCTGATGGACCAGCTGTCCGAGTTCGCCGACGAGGTGACCCGCGTGGCGAGCGAGGTGGGGACCGAGGGGAAGCTGGGCGGCCAGGCGCGCGTGCGCGGCATGACGGGTTCGTGGAAGGACCTCACGGATTCGGTCAACACGATGGCGGCCCGGCTGACCGCGCAGGTCCGCGACATCGCGGGGGTGACGAAGGCGGTCGCGGACGGCGACCTGTCCCGCAAGGTCACGGTGCACGTGGCGGGGGAGATGCAGGAGCTGAAGAACACCGTGAACACCATGGTGGACCAGCTCTCGTCGTTCCAGTCCGAGGTGACGCGCGTGGCCCGCGAGGTGGGCACCGACGGGGTGCTGGGCGGCCAGGCGCGGGTGGGCGGTGTCGGCGGGGTGTGGAAGGACCTGACCGATTCCGTCAACCTGATGGCGGGGAACCTCACGAAGCAGGTGCGGGAGATCTCGCAGGTCACTTCCGCCGTCGCCAACGGCGACCTGTCGCAGAAGATCACCGTGAGCGCGAGCGGCGAGGTGGCGCGGCTCGCGGACACCATCAACGCGATGACGGGGACGCTGTCGTCGTTCGCGGACGAGGTGACGCGCACCGCCACGGAGATCGGGACCCACGGCACCCTGGGCGGCCAGGCGCGCGTGCAGGGTGTGGCCGGTGTGTGGAAGGAGCTGACCGACTCGGTCAACACCGCCTTCAAGAACCTGTCGGATCAGGTGCGTGCCATCGCGCAGGTCACCACGGCGGTGGCGAACGGTGATCTGTCGCAGAAGGTGACGGTGGATGTCTCCGGCGAGATGCTGGAGCTGAAGGACACCGTCAACAGGACGGTGGATCAGCTGTCCTCGTTCCAGTCGGAGGTCACCCGCGTCGCGCGGGAGATCGGGGATGAGGGCAAGCTCGGCGGGCAGGCGTCGGTGCTCGGGGTCGCGGGGGCCTGGAAGGACCTCACCGATTCGGTGAACACGGCCTTCCGCAACTTGACGAACCAGGTCAGGAACATCGCCTCCGTGACGACCGCGGTGGCGAACGGCGATCTGTCGCAGAAGGTGACGGTGGACGTCTCCGGCGAGATGCTGGACCTGAAGAAGACCGTCAACCGCATGGTCGACCAGTTGTCGTCCTTCGCCGAGCAGGTGACCCGGGTGGCCACCGAGGTGGGCATCGACGGCAGGCTCGGCGGCCAGGCGCGGGTGGACGGCGTGAGCGGGACGTGGAAGGCGCTGACCGACTCCGTCAACCAGATGGCGATCAACCTGACCGACCAGGTGCGGAACATCGCCTCCGTGACGACCGCGGTGGCGCGTGGCGACCTGTCGCAGAAGATCGAGGTCGACGCCCGGGGCGAGATCCTCGAACTCAAGGACACCGTGAACACGATGGTGGATCAGCTGTCGTCGTTCGCGGAGCAGGTCACGCGGGTGGCGCGCGAGGTGGGCACCGAGGGCAGGCTCGGCGGCCAGGCGCAGGTCTCGGACGTGGCGGGGGTCTGGCGCGACCTGACGGACTCCGTCAACGGGATGGCCTCGAATCTCACCCACCAGGTGCGCAACATCTCCGATGTCGCGATGGCCGTGGCGCGCGGTGATCTGTCGCAGAAGATCACCGTGGACGCCCGGGGCGAGGTCGCGGCGCTGAAGGACACGCTGAACACGATGGTGGACCAGCTGTCGTCGTTCGCGGAGCAGGTGACCCGGGTGGCGCGCGAGGTCGGGACCGAGGGCAGGCTCGGCGGCCAGGCCGAGGTGGCGGGGGTCGCGGGCACCTGGAAGGACCTCACGCAGTCCGTGAACGGGATGGCCAACAACCTGACCTCGCAGGTGCGGAACATTTCGGACGTGACCACCGCGGTGGCCAAGGGCGACCTGACGAAGAAGATCACCGTGGACGCGCGCGGTGAGGTGCTGGTGCTGGTGACCACCGTGAACACGATGGTGGACCAGCTGTCCTCCTTCGCCGACGAGGTGACGCGGGTGGCGCGCGAGGTGGGCACCGAGGGCAGGCTCGGCGGCCAGGCGCAGGTCTCGGACGTGGCGGGGGTCTGGCGCGACCTGACGGACTCCGTCAACGGGATGGCCTCGAATCTCACCCACCAGGTGCGCAACATCTCCGATGTCGCGATGGCCGTGGCGCGCGGTGATCTGTCGCAGAAGATCACCGTGGACGCCCGGGGCGAGGTCGCGGCGCTGAAGGACACGCTGAACACGATGGTGGACCAGCTGTCGTCGTTCGCGGAGCAGGTGACCCGGGTGGCGCGCGAGGTCGGGACCGAGGGCAGGCTCGGCGGCCAGGCCGAGGTGGCGGGGGTCGCGGGCACCTGGAAGGACCTCACGCAGTCCGTGAACGGGATGGCCAACAACCTGACCTCGCAGGTGCGGAACATTTCGGACGTGACCACCGCGGTGGCCAAGGGCGACCTGACGAAGAAGATCACCGTGGACGCGCGCGGTGAGGTGCTGGTGCTGGTGACCACCGTGAACACGATGGTGGACCAGCTGTCCTCCTTCGCCGACGAGGTGACGCGGGTGGCGCGCGAGGTGGGCACCGAGGGGCAGCTGGGCGGCCAGGCGAGGGTCAGGGGCGTCTCGGGCACCTGGAAGGACCTGACGGACAACGTCAACGTGATGGCCAGGAACCTGACGTTGCAGGTGCGGAACATCTCCGAGGTGGCCACGGCCGTCGCGAACGGCGACCTGTCGCGGAAGGTCACGGTGGAGGCGCAGGGGGAGGTCGCGACGCTGGCCGACACGGTCAACCGCATGGTGACCACGCTGTCGTCGTTCGCCGCCGAAGTGACCCGCGTGGCGCGTGAGGTGGGTTCCGAGGGGCGCCTGGGCGGTCAGGCGAACGTGCCGGGGGTCTCGGGCACGTGGCGCGATCTGACCGAGTCCGTGAACTCCATGGCCTCCAACCTCACCGCGCAGGTCCGCAGCATCACCACGGTCACCACCGCCATCGCCAAGGGCGACCTGACCCGGAAGATGGACATCGAGGCGCGCGGCGAGATCCAGGAGCTGAAGGAGACCCTCAACACGATGGTCGACCAGCTCTCCCTGTTCGCCGATCAGGTGACCAAGGTGGCGCGTGAGGTCGGCACCCAGGGGCAGCTCGGCGGGCAGGCGCGGGTGCCGGGCGTGGCCGGCACGTGGCAGGACCTGACCGACTCGGTGAACGAGATGGCGGGCAACCTGACCGGGCAGGTGCGCGGCATCGCGCGGGTGGCCGCGTTCGTGACCAGGGGCGATCACAACGTGCGGATCGACACCGACGCGGCCGGCGAGATCCTGACCGTTCAGGAGCGGGTCAACGACATGATCCGCAACCTGCGGGAGGCGACGCAGGCCAACAAGGAGCAGGACTGGCTCAAGACCAACCTGGCGCGCATCTCCGCCTCGATGCAGGGTCGGCGCGACCTGACGGCCGTGGCCAACCTGCTCATGAGCGAGCTGTGCCCGGCCGTCGCCGCGCAGCACGGCGGGTTCTACCTGGCGGTGCCGGTCGACGGCGACGAGGACATGGTGGCCGGGGTCGGCGAGGAGGACGCGTACGAGCTGCGCCTGATCGCCGCCTACGGTTACGCGCCCGACGCGCAGGCCCTGTCGTTCCGGCCGGGCGAAGGGCTGGTCGGGACGGCGGCGGCCGAGGCCGAGACGCTGCTGTTCGGCCCGACGCCCGAGGGCTACCTGCGCATCTCCTCGGGGCTCGGGGAGGCCCCGCCGGTGACGGTGATCATCCTGCCGGTGGTGTTCGAGGAGCGGGTGCTCGGCGTTCTGGAGCTGGCCTCGTTCAAGCCGTTCACGCCGATCGAACGGGACTTCCTGGCGCAGATGGCCGAGATGATCGCCACGAGCGTCAACACGATCAGCGTCAACACCCGTACCGAGATGCTGCTGAAGCAGTCGCAGGAGCTGACGACGAAGCTCAGGGAGCAGACGGACGAGCTGGAGGAGCAGCGGCGGGCGCTTGAGGAGTCCAACGCCGAGCTGAAGGACAAGGCGGACCTGCTCGCGGAGACCAACCGCAACATCGAGGTGAAGAACTCGGAGATCGAGGAGGCCAGGCGCGGGCTCCAGGAGCGCGCGGAGCAGCTGGCCGTCTCGATGCGCTACAAGTCGGAGTTCCTGGCGAACATGTCGCACGAGCTGCGCACGCCGCTGAACTCGCTGCTGATCCTCGCGAAGCTGCTGGCCGACAACGCCGAGGGCAACCTGTCGCCGAAGCAGGTGGAGTTCGCCGAGACGATCCACGGCGCGGGCTCCGACCTGCTCCAGCTGATCAACGACATCCTCGACCTGTCGAAGGTGGAGGCCGGGAAGATGGACGTTAGCCCGGCGCGGATCGCGCTGGTGCAGCTGGTGGACTACGTCGAGGCGTCGTTCAGGCCGCTGACGGCGGAGAAGAACCTGGAGTTCTCGGTCCGGGTCTCGCCCGATCTGCCGGCGACGCTGCACACCGACGAGCAGCGGCTGCTCCAGGTGCTGCGCAACCTCCTGTCGAACGCGGTCAAGTTCACCGATGTGGGCTCCGTCGAGCTGGTGATCGAGCCGGCGGGCGACGACGTGCCGAACGAGATCCGTGAGCAGATGCTGGAGGGCGGGGCCGTGCTCACGGCGGACGCGCCGCTGGTGGCGTTCTCGGTGTCGGACACCGGTATCGGCATCGCGGCGAGCAAGATGCGGGTGATCTTCGAGGCGTTCAAGCAGGCGGACGGCACGACGAGCCGCAAGTACGGCGGCACCGGCCTGGGGCTGTCCATCAGCAGGGAGATCGCGCGGCTGCTCGGCGGGGAGATCCACGCGGAGAGCGAGCCGGGGCGGGGCTCGACGTTCAGCCTCTACCTGCCGCTCCAGCCGGCCGAACTGCCGCCGCCCGGCTACACGCAGGCGGCGGCCGGGGTGCCGGCGCTGGAACGCGGCGCGGCGGAGCCGGCGGCGCTTGAGGCGGGTCCCTCCGCGATCGGGGAGGAAGCGGAGGACGAGGCGCTGGCGGCCGAGCGCCAGGAGCGGCAGCAGCGCAAGCACAGGGAGGCGTCCATCGCGGCCGAGCGCGCGGCCGAGTCGCTGACGCGGCGGCGCCGCGAGCGGTTCGCGGAGAAGGCCGTGGCCGACGGCGCCGAGACGCAGGTGGAGCCGGAGCCGGAATCCGAGGAGAGTGCGGAGCCGGCGCGGGAGAGCGCGTCGTTGCGGGCGTTCCGCGGGCGCAAGGTGCTGATCGTCGACGACGATGTCCGCAACGTGTTCGCGCTGACGAGCGTGCTCGAACAGCACGGGCTCCGGGTGCTCTACGCGGAGAACGGGCGCGAGGGCATCGAGGTGCTGGAGTCCAACGAGGACGTGACGCTGGTGCTGATGGACATCATGATGCCGGAGATGGACGGGTACGCGACGACGTCGGCGATCCGGCGCATGCCGCAGTTCGCGGCCCTGCCGATCATCGCGCTCACCGCGAAGGCCATGCAGGGCGACCGGGAGAAGAGCCTGGAGTCCGGTGCGTCCGACTACGTGACGAAGCCGGTGGACACCGACCAGCTGCTGACCGTGATGGCGCACTGGATGGAGGGCGGCGCCGGGTGA
- a CDS encoding response regulator: protein MVQKAKILLVDDRPENLLALEAILSALDQTLVRASSGEEALKALLTEDFAVILLDVQMPGMDGFETAAHIKRRERTRDIPIIFLTAINHGPHHTFRGYAAGAVDYISKPFDPWVLRAKVSVFVELHMKNMQLREQAVLLRRELDGGHTGADPERPAGGLLPELSARLAAVEEQAEVLTKELSESGGGLAVSTAAHLERKLAGLRRALDALQPGAAEEKSVETQTG, encoded by the coding sequence ATGGTGCAGAAGGCCAAGATCCTCCTGGTCGATGACCGGCCCGAGAATCTGCTGGCGCTTGAGGCGATTCTCTCAGCGCTCGATCAGACGCTGGTCCGGGCATCGTCCGGGGAGGAAGCGCTCAAAGCGCTGCTCACGGAGGACTTCGCAGTCATCCTGCTCGACGTGCAGATGCCGGGCATGGACGGCTTCGAGACCGCCGCGCACATCAAGCGGCGCGAGCGCACGCGCGACATTCCGATCATTTTCCTCACCGCGATCAACCACGGCCCCCACCACACCTTCCGCGGGTACGCCGCCGGGGCGGTCGACTACATCTCCAAGCCCTTCGACCCGTGGGTGCTGCGGGCCAAGGTGTCCGTGTTCGTCGAGTTGCACATGAAGAACATGCAACTGCGCGAACAGGCCGTGCTGTTGCGCCGCGAGCTGGACGGCGGCCACACGGGCGCCGACCCGGAGCGTCCCGCCGGAGGACTCCTGCCCGAGCTGTCGGCGCGGCTCGCCGCCGTCGAGGAGCAGGCCGAGGTGCTGACCAAGGAGCTGTCCGAGTCGGGTGGCGGGCTCGCCGTGTCCACGGCCGCCCACCTCGAACGCAAGCTCGCGGGGTTGCGGCGGGCGCTCGACGCGTTGCAGCCGGGGGCCGCCGAGGAGAAGTCGGTGGAGACGCAGACCGGCTGA